The Pelmatolapia mariae isolate MD_Pm_ZW linkage group LG2, Pm_UMD_F_2, whole genome shotgun sequence sequence agacaggaaaaaaaCGAACAGTATTGTCAGCTTAGCGAGCTCCAGCGTCAGCTCTGATGACCAGTTTAATGGACTTCCTGCCCTACAGGGGGCGTCCTGTGTCAGTATCCCTAACCCTAGTGTCCTCCATTTTGATTTGGGGAATGAAGCCAGCAGCACCACACTGAAACCATCACCTTCATCCAGCATGCCACCAAATGACATTGTCCTGTTTGAAACCCTTAAGTGACCAATCAGCACGCAGTTACAGCACACTGGTGCTTTCTGGGTAAAATCATCGTCACTGAGAAATTGAAGGTAACGAGTCTTCAGACGTGTTACTGATTTATGGAAACGACGAATAAAATGTTATCTTGTGTTAGCTCTGTCATTCTTACTCTGAAGACTGAGAGCGCCCCCTAATGTCAGGCCTGCGAAACTGATATGCAAACAACGCCAAGCACAGTTCCACCAGCACATCCGTTTTCCTGCACGATGAAGAAATGTTACTACAGTAAATCAAAGATTCTGAGCTAATAAATGTGTTCAGACTGTGATGATCAAACATCTGCTGTAACTCAAAACCTTTTCTTTCACATAAGGACTTTGGTGTGGTTTGAAGCAGCAGGAAATGAAACTCATTAAAAGTCCAGAATTTGATCCTCCCTTCATTTTCCCATTCTGACGCTCGAGCCTTATATTTGACACCCCAGGATTACAGAGTGGGGTGGGGCGGggcttgtgtgtgtggtgaCTGTTTATTAGTTTAGAATTAGCTGCATGTCGACTCCGGCGTGTCACGAGGGAGCAGCGGGCTCGTCTCAGGCCCGCCCACTCGGTGCAGTCCAGGACGACGTCCAGTGTCACAGCACGCCGCAGGTGGCAGCACCCCCGAGGACTTCTCTCACTTCCTCCGTTAGAGCGCGCTCGGTGACAAAAGAGCGGAGCCGCTTGTTTTcagtttatgtgtttatttatgaaaacaaatgaactCAGAAAATAAGGATCCCATATCAGTAATTACATCAAATAATTCACTTGTTTCGTCCCCTCTGCGTCTCTACGAGTGGAGCTCGCTCTAACCTCAGACGGCTACTTTACAGCTACTATACAGCGCTCAAACATACGCGAGAAAAACGTACGGCCGGAGTGCATGCAATACATAAAACCACTGTTTCCTTTTcttattaaaatacaaaattaactATGAGCGTCGAAGCTCAACCATCAACTAAAAACAAAGAGGAGGGTTACTGTGGCAACGAGCTGTTCGCCTGTCTGTCGCAGGGGGTCCCGATCGAACGCTTTGCCCGGTCCGTCAAGTCGTAATGCGCCCGCAAAACAAAACGTGGAGGCTAAAGGAAAGATCCGTGACAACAGATGACGATGTGGTGCCACCCGGAGGTCGTGTGATCCAACACATGTCATTTACAGGTTTCTTACCAGGTCACCTCCAGGGGCACCACAGGTAAACTGATCTCCAGCTGGAGGTCGCCAATAATCATGGATTAGAGGAGCAAGGGGAGGTGAGATTTTACTGAACACGCCCCCCTGGCTCCAGCCAATCGGAAACCATTTATATCATTGGGCATGTCGATTCAACAGTTTCAGTAAAACTCTACGTCTAATATTCATGATTCATCTTTGTTTGCGCTCTGCAGCTTTTACAAAATTCAGAACGCCACCGAGGACGCGGCGGTCAACGTCATGATGAATTTTTCAGAGAAACCAAACTTCCTGTTTGTCGATATTTCCTTTGCCAAGAACCGGCACGGCGTCCAGGGTTAAGAACAACTATGGCCGCGTCCCAGAGAGCCCAACACCATCGGCGGTCTAACCACagatcagaggtcagagggcGACAGGCCTATCCGTCTGACACTGATGTCAGGTGATCAGAAATCTGACGCCACAATGCCCGACGTAAGCCACAAACATCCGCCGAGCGCTTGACAGacgttttttttctgaaatcgTGAAAATGAGTCATGACTGCGGTGGGTGTGGCATTTCCCTCAGAAATCGATTCTGGCGTCCTGATGTCCTTCGAGCGGCAGCGAGCTCTAAAACCTTAAAATAATTTGTctaaaaagctttaaaagaaaCGAGGCGCTCCGAGTTTGGACCCTGACAGGAGGAGGCGGTACAGTATGAGTGGTTCTTTTTTGGCGGGGTGAGAATGGGGGCGGCGCTTGAACAGGACAGCAATAGAAAGACATTTTATATAGAGAACCTTATAAGACACAAACAAGTTCAGCACACAACCTGAAaatcaaaaacaggaaatgtagtgttaaaaaaaaataaatcaacgTCTCTCTGCTGACAAAGCCGTGCTGGGGGCGGGGTCAGGATCCTGTGACCCCACCCACACTGCCACGATGACCCCAGGGACAGACAGGAAGTTGTGTGTTGGGTTGCAGGACCAACAGGGGGCAGGGTTGGTCTCAGAGGTTTTTAAGGTGGAGCTGAAAGATCCAGAAGCCGGTTCGATCCAAAGGGTCGATCAGTCAAAAaaatctggttaaaaaaaacccaaacctttATTTCCCACTGAGACGATTCGTCAAGAGTCCACTTGGACACTTTTTAAAGCGTTACCTGATGAGGAATCAGATCCAGAGCAGGTGGCATGGCCACGCCCTCTGTTCTATCTGCAGGCACGCAGTTTCCTGTTACGTGTTTTAAAGGGTTTAACGCCAAACTGAACCAACCACCATCAACAAAATCAGGGTTTCTGTGGGTGGAGCCTGGCGCCGTCAGTTACCCGTcataaatacctaaaaatggtTTAAAGTTTTGAATTAAAGATACTTTTTGTAACAACCTTCTGCAGAATGTAACTAAACATCCCACCACCAGGGGGCACCATGTCACCACTGACTGAGGTCAGGCCTCGTCCTCTTCGTTTTCACACTGGCACAGGAACGTGCTCATACCcgttttaaataaagtttacgCTGGTTTCATTTAGTGGCACAAACTGGTATTACACtaaagtttttcctttttcacctCAGTGAcacacttttaatttgaaaagcttttaattttaacatttaaactggATTTTACAAAAAGTACCTTTAAACTGCTAAACTGTATTTTCCTGCTGACCCCGCCCACCGTCTTACTCCTGTCTGTTTCCCACCTCGCTGGTTTTCTCAATCCCAGTTTAAAGTAGCAGACGGCACATCAGAAGGAGGGGCTAAACAACGCCTTGCCGCCAggttcagagaaaaaaaacggTTTTCTGTAAAACTGTTCTGTGATGTCACACGCTGACATCGTCAGGTCTTCTCTCTGCTGCAGCGCTGCCGACACCTTCAAATGAAACGTGAGATGCGTTCAGTCGTCTCAGTATCCACAAACCTGCTGAGATCACCTGCTCCTCCTCTCCAATGATACTTGTGGAATGTATTCAGAGGTCAGGGGTCACCGCTGGCCGTCCACGAAGAAGAAAAAGACGAAGAAAGAAAGTCTCGACGGTTGCATTTCTGTCCACAGATCAGTAAGACTCCCAGACGGGCTGCCCATCGCTCTACCTGACTCCGCCCACATCCTTCCTCCTCCATCACTTTCTTCTGTCTGCAGTCCTCCAATAgcggaaaaaataaaacaaaaaacaaaagcactaggagctaaaaaaacaaacaggtcaGCCTATTTACATCcagtctctgtgtgtttaaacGTGTGTGTAACAAGTTCAGAGTGTGTatctctgtctttgtgtttgttcaggatggagctgtgtgtgtgtgtgtgtttgtgtgtgtgtgttcagtaacacgtgtgtgtgtgaacgtGTGTTCAGTCTGTGTCGGAGGATGAGGAGGTTCCTGTCGAGGAGCTGTCAtcggaggaggaagaggagctgcCACTCAAACGACTAGCCCCGCCTCCTGAGGCCCCGCCTCCAGCTGCCTTCTctgaaaagagaaataaaggaAGACGAGTCAATGAGACAGCTCCGGCCAGGTGACAGCGTTTCTGTCCGCGCTCGACGGCAGCGACAGAGGGGATGAAGATGATTGTTGCCTAGACAACACGGCTCAGTCGCCCAAGCCCAAAACTCACACGATGAACCCACCCCCCCTCATATCGGACCGCTCAGACATCGACGGCCGTGCTTTTAAGGCGGTACTTACGCAGTAGCTTCCTCTGCTTCTTCTGCAGGCAGGACTTGACGTAGCGCTCGAGCTCTCGGAGCGTGGAGGGTTTGAGCGTCTCGAAGTCGATCTCGATCTCGTCGGGGTTGGAGTCCCTCAGCGACGGCTCTCTGGTCTGGATGATGTGCACGACACGGCCCAGCTTCTCTCCCGGCAGCCGGTTgatgtccagactcagctgccGCTTCTCGTCGTACGACATCGGCAGCGACGACTCCTCGCCGTCATCCCCGTTGGCTGAGCCGCTGCCCGACGTCTTGCTGCCTTTCTTGGGTTGCCTGGAAGCACAGTCACTGCGGTCACTACATTGTCCCTTTTCTCAGGTGGATTTGCTGAACACTGAGTCGTACCTGGTGGCCGTCACCGTGCTGTTGGCTTTTCTGGCTGGCGCCTTCTTCTGATTGGCCGGTTTGGGCTGCTGGGCGGCAGCCTTTggcttcttctcttcctccatctTGCCTTTATTTCCCTTgtctttctccttctctttcttcttctccttgtctttcttctctttcttcttctttggcttGCTGACCGGCGCCTGGGACAGGACCGCCAGCTGCTCGTGCACCGCCTTCAACTGATGGAATAAACTGATTATCAATACCCGTCATCTGTGATCAATACACGGCCACGCCTTCACGGGGTGAGTCACAGGAGCCATGGATATTTCAAACATGAATGTCAAGTAAACAAATCGTGAAatctaaaatgataaaaagaagaaaaccaagATGTTCTTgacctgtgattggtcggcagCACCAACCTGCTCCTGTAGCTCAGCCAATCGCGTGGCCCGCTCCTCCTCAGAGTCGGATGATTCGTCAGAGGAggagttgttgctgctgtcGGAGGAGGCGGTGCTTTTGCTGACCACCGGTGTCGTGGTGGGGACCGACGCCTCCAGGCCCTCGTCAGGGATTTTAGCGAAACGCATTTCGAACACGTCCTGATGGCAGACGGGTTATCGATACCTGATCGCAGCGATCGATCGAGCAGGAAACGGAGGCTTTACGTACCTGCAGCTTGCGGGCCATGGCCACCACCTCGTGGTCTGGGGGGTTGTACTTGTAGCAGTTGGAGAACATTAACCTGACGTCAGTGGCGAAGCTCTGAGGGTCGCTGTACTCGCCTTTatccatttttttctgtcaggaAACAAATGAACGTCAGAGATGGCGCCAAACCTCCCATTTGGACATCTGAAGGTCCAGAGTACAGACACCCAACGGCGTTAAAAGGTTCCAGTTTTCCACCAGAGCGAGCTTTGAACCGGCTGCAGGGCTGGGAATCGCCGCAGCCCACGATCTCGACAGCGTTGTTATGATTTTCATGTTTTACTCAGTAGTACTGCAATAACCTACTGCATACAATAACGTATATTATCTGCATTCAGCTGTACTCGTTCAACTTCAGATTACGTGCTCGGAGTTAAACTTTGTTTGAACCCAGTCAGTCAGAGTCATCTCATCAGGCACCGCCGCCGCCACTGAAACCTGCTGTTCCCACGAGTACCTGCTCCGGTCGGCTCTGCTCGGGTTTCCCAGTAACACCTGGTACCACGGGTCtttttagtacctgctcagGGGAGGTTTCAAGCGATCTGAAAATGTAACAGACAGCGTCCCATCGACGGGCTAGTCAGCGGTGTCGCCTGATGAGTCGTGACTCATCAAAACCCAAGGGCAGCGGTTACATCGCACAACGCCGCGGTCCCTGAGTGCGACACAGATTGAGCAGCAAGTACACGGACGCCTCCAAGTTTGTTGTAGCGTTCATGCCACGTACTAATTATGTCATGGGACGCTCCGCCCCGTTGCTATGACGGTGATCACGCATATCAGGTGGTACTCGACtgtaatggaaaaccagtcAGAACTAATGGAAATGGAGCTTCAGTCACCACAACAACTCACAAAATACggaaaaaacaaatcaatcagCGCTGAGCGCGTTTCGACTGAGCGCGCTTTACCAAAGACGTGGAGTCTGTGTGCTGCACCGCAAACAGGAGCAACAGGTGAAGCCTGCGGACGCTCACCTGTGGCTCTCTAACGCCACACAGAACGATGAGGGAAGCTCAGGTATCGCCCACACACCTGATCCTGCCGCACACGAGAAAACCTCATCGCTCTAACGCCTCGACCCGTTTCAGCTTTACTCCATGCTGGCGAACGTCGCGACAGCGTGGACGTATGTTTGGTTACAGCGAGCAGAAAAGCCTCCCTCACTCTGGGTCAGTTCCCGCTCTCACACTTtcttaattttctttaaaacatcAAATCTGTGATATTGATCGTCACAGATCGACCGATCACGTTGTAGTCAGGAGAGTTTCTACGACGCCTGCAGAGTTTGAACCACCGTTATCCTCTGACCTCACTCTAACCTCGTGTctacgtgatgatgtcattaCCCGGATGGTGCTGAGGTCCATGGGGTGTTTGATGATGTCGTGGTAGTCGTGCAGCTCCAGCGCCTCAGCGTCCACGGGCTTGTAGAAGGGCCAGGCATAGGCGGCGTGCTTCTTCGAGAGCATCTCCTTCAGGATGGCGTCGCAGTGTTTCATCTGCTCGCCCAGCTTACCGCCTTTCCTCCCCCCGGGGCCGACGCCTCCGGCACCCACGTCCCCAGCCGCCAGGTCGTCCCCAGTGTCCCGCCGGGTCTTGGTGGGGCGGGCAGCGGCTTCGCGGCGAGACGAGGCCAGTTTAGCCGGTTTGGCGTCCTGAGCGGACGGAGAGTCGGCGCGGCCGGCAGAGATGGCCGACGTGGTCGGAGTGGTGGTATCAGCTTTCCTCTTCACGCCTTTCTTCTgttagagagacagacaggtggAGAGGGCGGGCTCAGCTTCTGTTTCAGGTCACATGACGCCATGTCGCCGCACACGCCTCTTACCTTAACCACAGGCTGGGCAGATGGCATCAAGGTCGCAGGAGGCTGAGGTGCAGACACAGGGGGCGTGGCCTGGACTGGTGTGGGCGTGGTCGAGATTACTGGCGTCTgagagggagagggggagggataggaggggggaggggaggCTGAAGACTCTGCCTGTTGACTCACTGAAAGAGAGACAGGAAGTACTGTTAGTACTTCAGCAAGGCAGTACTGCAGTATTTCCTGCACACGTTGACGTGCAGATGCAGGAGAGGATTCTGATCTACTGCTGCAAACACAGAACCCACACCTGATCAACCAATCACATTCATTCACGCTTATTTCATGTCTCCTTCATTGGCCGGTGGGACAGGAAGCTGTAATGTTTCCATGGACACAGTCTAAAGTCTCACAGCTGTCACCTTACGTCAGCACCTCTGAGCGCGCTCAGACACAAAGTCAGACAGGGATCGttgtgtgtgacagaagagTCACATGACCCGCGAAATGCTACTGGTACCTGTCATCTCTGACCTGGGCTGAAGTTTAGTTAAGTTAGCTGGCAGGCTTTGCTGAGATTCCTTTGTAGCCACGCCCCTCAGCCGCTCTGTACCTGCGTGACATCACTGGGCTCTGCTGTCGAATGTACGACGAAGTTTTACATTTGTTTAGTTCAATATTTTTAAAGATGACAGAGCTTCATGGTGAACGTTCTCTTCTTGGTTCTATTcgtggattttatttatttcaatttcatAATTGCATCCCAGCATTTTGGGCTTTACCTGCTACCTGAACTGTTTTTTCTCTCAATAAAGGTGAGTGCAGTGTAAGACCTGGGTCGAGACCACCTCTGGCACCGCAGCGTTACCTGTATCCGTCTCACCTGTGGTGGCGGCCGGCTGTTTGCTCTTGTTCTTGCCTTTGGGAGCCGGAGGCAGCAGAGCGACTTCTTCTTGAGGCATCTGAGCGACTTTCTGCAGGAAGATCTTCTCTAAAGCCTGAGCCATGAGGACGATGTCGTCTGtgggctacacacacacacacacacacacacacacacacagaggttaaTGCCATCACAGCTGCACACAGGTGCACTCAGCGCCCTGGCTCCGCCCTCTTTACCTTGTTGTAGATGTAACAGTTGGTGAACATGGTGTTGAAGTCCTGCATTGCCTCGCTGGCGCTCCAGTAATAATTGTTCTCCAGACGCTTCTTAATGGTTCCCATGTCCATTGGGTTTTTGATCACTTTGTGGTAATCCTGCACACACCAGCGTGGTCAGGAAAAcactcagctgtgtgtgtgtgtgtgtgtgtgtgtgtgtgtgtgtggcgagAGAGCAATGGTGACTCACGTGCAGACACAGCTTGATGGCGTCCACGGGCTGGTAAAAGGGCCAGGCGAACTGATGCTTCCACAGCGTCTTCACCACCACGTTCTGCATGTACTGCAGCTGGTTGGTtttcctgacacacacacacacacacacacacagtcagcacACACTATTCACCTGCCTCTAACAGCCTATCAGGAGTCTTTCTCAGGTGTGTCCTACCTGCCCGGTTTGGTGGGGTTGGTGACCTCAGGGGGGGGCGGGTTGGTGAGTGGAGGGGGGCTGGGGGGCGCAGCCTCAGGGGCGTCCGACATGGTGGACGACGGTGATACAGCGATGCACAGTGGGACGGCAGCGTCTGACTGGAAGGTGAAAAAGGACTCCTTCTGTGGGCCGAGGCCAGGTGTGtgtgcacaggtgtgtgtgcaCAGGTGTGTGTCCGTGCGCGTGTTCAGTTCAGCCGCTTCAGCTCAGGTGTTCCCCGAAGAGACAAACTCCCATCGCACGACctgaaaaacacagagagagaggggcgGTGATTAGGGGTTATTGATTCTGGGGAGGAAACGCTTTTAACCCCGCCCATCACACCAGTTTGAGGTCATTAACCATTTCCTGTCCAAACAGTCCGCGATCGGAGTTTAAAGTCAGCTCGCTGGTTTCCATCTAAAGCTGATGTCTCTCTAAGAACTTAATCGTACAGCGGCAACGTTTGGATGGTCGGTGACGCCCGGCTAGCTATGGCGCCGCGGTTACACTAACACAAACAAACGAGCGCAGAGAAGCTGGAGGACAAGGGATGTTTGCCACCATACGTCT is a genomic window containing:
- the brd3b gene encoding bromodomain-containing protein 3b isoform X1 — its product is MSDAPEAAPPSPPPLTNPPPPEVTNPTKPGRKTNQLQYMQNVVVKTLWKHQFAWPFYQPVDAIKLCLHDYHKVIKNPMDMGTIKKRLENNYYWSASEAMQDFNTMFTNCYIYNKPTDDIVLMAQALEKIFLQKVAQMPQEEVALLPPAPKGKNKSKQPAATTVSQQAESSASPPPSYPSPSPSQTPVISTTPTPVQATPPVSAPQPPATLMPSAQPVVKKKGVKRKADTTTPTTSAISAGRADSPSAQDAKPAKLASSRREAAARPTKTRRDTGDDLAAGDVGAGGVGPGGRKGGKLGEQMKHCDAILKEMLSKKHAAYAWPFYKPVDAEALELHDYHDIIKHPMDLSTIRKKMDKGEYSDPQSFATDVRLMFSNCYKYNPPDHEVVAMARKLQDVFEMRFAKIPDEGLEASVPTTTPVVSKSTASSDSSNNSSSDESSDSEEERATRLAELQEQVGAADQSQLKAVHEQLAVLSQAPVSKPKKKKEKKDKEKKKEKEKDKGNKGKMEEEKKPKAAAQQPKPANQKKAPARKANSTVTATRQPKKGSKTSGSGSANGDDGEESSLPMSYDEKRQLSLDINRLPGEKLGRVVHIIQTREPSLRDSNPDEIEIDFETLKPSTLRELERYVKSCLQKKQRKLLQKAAGGGASGGGASRLSGSSSSSSDDSSSTGTSSSSDTD
- the brd3b gene encoding bromodomain-containing protein 3b isoform X2 — encoded protein: MSDAPEAAPPSPPPLTNPPPPEVTNPTKPGRKTNQLQYMQNVVVKTLWKHQFAWPFYQPVDAIKLCLHDYHKVIKNPMDMGTIKKRLENNYYWSASEAMQDFNTMFTNCYIYNKPTDDIVLMAQALEKIFLQKVAQMPQEEVALLPPAPKGKNKSKQPAATTVSQQAESSASPPPSYPSPSPSQTPVISTTPTPVQATPPVSAPQPPATLMPSAQPVVKKKGVKRKADTTTPTTSAISAGRADSPSAQDAKPAKLASSRREAAARPTKTRRDTGDDLAAGDVGAGGVGPGGRKGGKLGEQMKHCDAILKEMLSKKHAAYAWPFYKPVDAEALELHDYHDIIKHPMDLSTIRKKMDKGEYSDPQSFATDVRLMFSNCYKYNPPDHEVVAMARKLQDVFEMRFAKIPDEGLEASVPTTTPVVSKSTASSDSSNNSSSDESSDSEEERATRLAELQEQLKAVHEQLAVLSQAPVSKPKKKKEKKDKEKKKEKEKDKGNKGKMEEEKKPKAAAQQPKPANQKKAPARKANSTVTATRQPKKGSKTSGSGSANGDDGEESSLPMSYDEKRQLSLDINRLPGEKLGRVVHIIQTREPSLRDSNPDEIEIDFETLKPSTLRELERYVKSCLQKKQRKLLQKAAGGGASGGGASRLSGSSSSSSDDSSSTGTSSSSDTD